A portion of the Mesobacillus sp. AQ2 genome contains these proteins:
- a CDS encoding small, acid-soluble spore protein K: MRNKVTNFPNQNNNKLEGEPRAKAEYASKRADGTINTHPQERMYASSHREDDTSAVIKDH, encoded by the coding sequence ATGCGAAATAAAGTAACCAATTTCCCGAACCAGAACAATAATAAGCTTGAGGGCGAGCCTCGGGCAAAAGCGGAATACGCTTCAAAAAGAGCCGATGGCACGATCAATACCCATCCTCAGGAGCGCATGTATGCTTCCTCTCACCGTGAAGATGACACTTCAGCAGTCATTAAGGACCATTAA
- a CDS encoding YfhJ family protein, which translates to MQETHEALASLLQEKNNGITYEQALRWVELLWSDFEATYAKAGHKYMGSEMTEKVVRQWIENYGSQLHEFVARNPKYKHLLEEE; encoded by the coding sequence ATGCAGGAAACACACGAAGCGCTGGCCAGCCTGCTTCAGGAAAAAAACAACGGCATCACATATGAGCAGGCTTTGAGATGGGTCGAGCTGTTATGGAGTGACTTTGAAGCGACATACGCCAAAGCAGGCCATAAATATATGGGCAGCGAAATGACAGAAAAAGTCGTCCGCCAATGGATTGAAAATTACGGCAGCCAGCTGCACGAATTCGTTGCCAGGAATCCTAAGTATAAGCATTTATTGGAAGAGGAATAA
- a CDS encoding metal-dependent hydrolase has product MDTGTHVVMGFALGGLATLDPAVSESSITASSVLVATLVGSQIPDIDTVLKLRNNAVYIRNHRGVTHSIPAVLLWPLLISGTIYFFNPEANLLHLWIWTFIAVFLHVFVDIFNAYGTQALRPFSSKWVALGVINTFDPIIFALHVIGLFLWAFGAHPGYTFLTIYGILVLYYIYRFVVKHRIKCAVEKIVPDATDIIIAPTMRFNHWRVAVMNKHQFFVGRGYKRHVRILDQFNRVPVPETPVLEAAKTDKNLSAFLSFSPVYRWECDEYDDFYEVRFIDLRYRSNGHYPFVAVVNLNKDLEILSSYTGWIYSEEKLRKKLEFIPGEG; this is encoded by the coding sequence ATGGATACTGGTACCCATGTTGTCATGGGGTTCGCTCTGGGCGGGTTGGCGACGCTTGATCCTGCTGTCAGCGAAAGCAGCATCACAGCCAGCAGCGTACTGGTCGCTACACTCGTCGGGTCACAAATCCCTGATATAGATACCGTTCTGAAACTGAGAAATAATGCAGTTTATATACGGAACCATCGCGGAGTCACTCACTCTATTCCAGCTGTCCTTCTTTGGCCGCTGCTTATTTCCGGGACAATATACTTTTTTAATCCGGAAGCAAATTTGCTGCACTTATGGATTTGGACATTCATTGCTGTATTCCTTCATGTTTTTGTCGACATTTTCAATGCTTATGGAACACAGGCACTAAGGCCATTTTCGTCGAAATGGGTCGCATTGGGGGTAATCAATACATTTGATCCGATTATTTTTGCGCTTCATGTCATCGGTTTGTTCCTCTGGGCATTTGGAGCACACCCCGGATACACCTTCTTAACGATTTATGGAATCCTTGTGCTCTACTATATATACCGATTCGTTGTGAAGCATCGAATCAAGTGTGCTGTTGAGAAAATCGTTCCGGATGCGACCGATATCATTATCGCTCCGACAATGCGGTTCAACCATTGGCGTGTAGCCGTCATGAACAAGCACCAATTCTTCGTCGGCCGCGGATACAAACGTCATGTGCGGATTCTTGACCAGTTCAACCGTGTCCCAGTTCCCGAAACTCCGGTGCTTGAAGCAGCAAAAACAGATAAGAATCTATCCGCATTCCTTTCGTTCTCACCTGTTTACCGCTGGGAATGTGATGAATATGATGATTTTTACGAAGTCAGGTTCATTGATTTGCGCTACCGCAGCAACGGGCACTATCCATTTGTCGCAGTCGTGAACTTGAACAAGGATTTGGAAATCCTCAGCTCTTACACAGGCTGGATTTACAGTGAGGAAAAACTAAGAAAGAAACTGGAGTTCATTCCAGGAGAAGGATAA
- the mutY gene encoding A/G-specific adenine glycosylase: MDKKSFQDDLIGWFVSEQRELPWRKDQDPYKVWVSEIMLQQTRVDTVIPYFNRFLERFPTIEALASADEEKVLKAWEGLGYYSRVRNLQSAVKEVHEHYGGKVPDSPEEIASLKGVGPYTAGAILSIAYGKPEPAVDGNVMRVLSRILLIWDDIARPASRKIFESAVREIISHENPSYFNQALMELGALICTPTSPSCLLCPVRDHCEAFHEGVQTELPVKTKKKKQKNIQLAAGIFSDQSGRILIRKRPETGLLANLWEFPTVELDLGFQRQREQLSGHFEELYGFSPKINDSIGEIGHVFSHLIWNIHVFSGSFDSAIPETQQLKLVTEQEIQEYAFPVPYQKMLKRYLEVKKAD; encoded by the coding sequence ATGGATAAAAAATCCTTTCAGGATGACTTGATAGGATGGTTTGTTAGCGAGCAGCGAGAACTGCCATGGAGAAAGGATCAGGATCCTTATAAAGTGTGGGTATCTGAGATCATGCTCCAACAAACTAGAGTAGATACTGTCATCCCTTATTTTAATCGATTTTTGGAAAGATTTCCAACCATAGAGGCGCTTGCATCCGCGGATGAAGAAAAGGTCCTGAAAGCCTGGGAAGGTCTCGGTTATTATTCCCGTGTCCGCAACTTACAATCCGCAGTGAAGGAAGTCCATGAACATTACGGAGGCAAAGTCCCTGATTCACCGGAAGAGATAGCTTCGTTAAAAGGGGTAGGCCCATACACGGCAGGGGCCATACTTAGCATAGCCTACGGGAAACCTGAACCTGCTGTTGACGGAAATGTGATGAGGGTCTTGTCGAGGATCCTCCTGATTTGGGATGACATTGCCAGACCTGCATCCCGTAAAATTTTCGAATCGGCTGTGAGGGAAATCATATCGCATGAAAACCCATCTTATTTCAATCAGGCCTTAATGGAGCTGGGAGCCCTAATTTGTACGCCTACTTCTCCTTCATGTCTTCTTTGTCCTGTCAGGGACCATTGTGAGGCGTTCCATGAAGGGGTACAAACTGAGCTTCCAGTAAAAACGAAAAAGAAGAAGCAGAAAAATATCCAGCTGGCCGCAGGGATCTTTAGTGATCAAAGTGGAAGGATCCTTATAAGGAAAAGACCGGAAACTGGCTTGCTGGCAAACCTGTGGGAGTTCCCGACTGTAGAGTTAGACCTCGGATTCCAAAGGCAGCGAGAGCAGCTGTCCGGACATTTTGAAGAACTTTATGGTTTTTCTCCTAAGATAAATGATTCCATAGGCGAAATCGGCCATGTTTTCTCCCATCTGATTTGGAATATTCATGTATTCAGCGGCAGCTTTGATAGCGCTATTCCGGAAACTCAGCAGTTAAAACTTGTTACTGAGCAGGAGATCCAGGAATATGCATTTCCGGTTCCATACCAAAAAATGCTGAAGCGGTATCTTGAAGTTAAAAAGGCTGACTAA